A DNA window from Calliphora vicina chromosome 1, idCalVici1.1, whole genome shotgun sequence contains the following coding sequences:
- the Atx2 gene encoding ataxin-2 homolog isoform X2 codes for MNNNKRKNRPSGGGGGGVISTSGGAGGISRYSNDNRQPNNKSRSQAQGIYNNAFFMHAATALVGNVVQMRLRSGNIYEGVFRTFSPNFDVALELPSCIKLSKNSPDESKSVPNVMIFPYDTVVSISAKDFDSQYATGGNFQTDAAISEKCNGSRFEEKELEPWDPSGMNGDIDIELDVAANGWDPNDMFRKNEHTFGVQSTFDDSLSSYTVPLDKIDSDEFKEREAKAEKLAAEIESNPACRDRLDLENGDEEALFAAVARPDLERERERDIERERERERERERERDLEREREREREREERERERERERKRFEPPVMTERYITKPTRSITGPPPPVAMSSQTMGSSVRGGGGHGGHDRDDRNDRNDRMMGNNQSSVASMGGQSNSMQSSVGSMTGGMKGSAPPSSQMSQQDGGNKYQGGSGSMIKRKSNAPLNQKMVRNTPPPNSGGGASGMSQGGNSAGGPKQIIYNAMPMQNPQQSQSSYQPYTPAPMHGGAAPYRGPSKMNGDTGGRGGDGKPLPQRPMRQYSGSSSNSSMNYNNDNQNQGRHTQHGPPPHSGGQGGNSSSPPLQSGGPHGMSGPPTNQQPPPQPQRQMRSRDNQLQDLRQFGQDFQLANTSPSPGPPTQQPASMAAQSQQHMNINKGHQPQPSVSPPQQQPPHLQQPQHVSGHPSQHVAMQHVPQQHHAGPPPQSQPPHHGGPPPQQQQQHYVPPPHMQQQQQQPHGPPPHLQQQQQNLPPPQQQQQQTQKQMQHVPQHGAGPASMPMQHVPPPQTPQQHVPQQAPQQQQHIIPEQTTQVTQTNNVGTSTQQQQQQPTSTQNVTPTGVGQTNSQQQQTSPPVVVDNNTPNQQQLQQTPITKTDATGTPVSATNSSSTPSDKITPPSSNTSTSGTTGSSSSASSSAPLVKKTHVLNPSAKPFTPRSPSTPNPSRPHTPQTPVTMTTIYTQGAPLAAAGGQQTPIYMMPGQQPATAFHAPGHPQAAQQPRMRRGNYGPMTPSQMHASAATGQPLLATGPLQTQFLPYPQTPHAPHFQSQPYAQPMVRMYEPQQLQFLTQTPPSTTPSPGQPHQTFHPQPQPSPAGGGPQPTYAPQTQASYHVVCPLTIHPSQLMPSPYYQAAAGQHPQQLLQPQLIMPQHPAQ; via the exons atgaacAACAATAAACGCAAAAATCGCCCTAGTGGTGGTGGCGGAGGAGGTGTTATATCCACTAGTGGTGGCGCTGGTGGTATATCAAG ATATTCGAATGATAACAGACAACCGAATAATAAATCGCGTTCCCAAGCTCAGGGCATTTACAATAATGCATTTTTTATGCATGCTGCCACCGCTTTAGTTGGCAATGTTGTCCAAATGCGTCTCCGTTCGGGTAATATTTATGAGGGTGTCTTTCGTACATTCTCGCCCAATTTCGATGTGGCTCTCGAGCTGCCATCGTGTATAAAGTTGAGTAAAAATTCACCCGATGAATCCAAGTCGGTACCGAATGTTATGATTTTCCCCTACGATACGGTAGTGAGCATTTCTGCAAAAGACTTTGATTCACAGTATGCCACAGGTGGCAATTTCCAAACGGATGCCGCCATTTCGGAAAAATGTAATG gTTCACGTTTTGAAGAAAAAGAACTCGAACCTTGGGATCCTTCTGGCATGAATGGCGACATTGATATCGAATTAGATGTTGCTGCCAATGGTTGGGATCCCAACGACATGTTCCGCAAGAATGAACACACATTTGGTGTTCAGTCAACATTCGACGATTCTCTATCATCGTACACAGTGCCCTTGGACAAAATAGACTCCGATGAGTTTAAAGAGCGTGAAGCTAAAGCTGAAAAATTGGCAGCTGAAATTGAGAGTAATCCCGCTTGCAGGGATCGTTTAGATTTGGAAAATGGCGACGAAGAAGCCTTATTTGCTGCTGTGGCTCGTCCCGATTTGGAGCGTGAACGAGAGCGCGATATTGAAAGAGAACGTGAACGTGAGAGAGAGCGTGAAAGGGAGCGCGATTTGGAGAGAGAACGGGAACGCGAGCGGGAACGCGAAGAAAGGGAAAGGGAGCGCGAGAGAGAACGCAAGCGCTTCGAGCCGCCCGTAATGACTGAGCGGTACATAACAAAGCCGACGCGTTCGATAACCGGACCACCACCACCAGTAGCCATGTCGTCACAAACTATGGGCTCTTCTGTGCGCGGTGGTGGCGGTCACGGTGGCCATGATCGCGACGATCGTAATGATCGCAACGATCGCATGATGGGCAACAATCAATCATCTGTCGCTTCGATGGGTGGTCAGTCCAACTCTATGCAATCATCTGTCGGCAGTATGACAGGTGGTATGAAGGGTTCTGCTCCACCCTCTTCGCAGATGTCCCAACAGGATGGTGGCAACAAGTATCAGGGCGGCAGTGGATCCATGATCAAGCGCAAATCAAATGCTCCACTAAATCAGAAAATGGTACGCAACACACCACCACCCAACAGCGGTGGAGGTGCGTCCGGCATGTCACAGGGTGGAAATTCTGCCGGAGGCCCAAAACAAATAATCTACAATGCGATGCCAATGCAAAATCCCCAACAATCTCAATCGTCGTATCAGCCATATACACCAGCACCTATGCATGGCGGTGCTGCGCCTTATAGAGGCCCCTCGAAAATGAATGGTGATACCGGCGGTCGGGGAGGCGATGGCAAACCATTGCCTCAAAGACCAATGCGTCAATATTCGGGTTCTTCATCGAACTCCTCGATGAACTACAACAATGATAACCAAAATCAAGGCAGACACACGCAACATGGTCCTCCCCCACACTCAGGAGGACAAGGTGGCAACAGCAGCTCACCTCCCCTGCAATCAGGTGGTCCTCATGGCATGTCGGGTCCTCCCACAAACCAACAGCCACCACCTCAGCCTCAAAGGCAAATGCGTTCGCGTGATAATCAATTACAGGATCTAAGACAATTTGGACAAGATTTCCAATTGGCCAACACATCTCCCTCACCTGGTCCCCCCACGCAACAGCCTGCTTCGATGGCGGCACAATCGCAGCAACACATGAACATTAACAAGGGTCATCAGCCACAGCCATCGGTGTCGCCACCTCAACAGCAGCCACCACACTTGCAGCAGCCACAACATGTGAGTGGTCATCCATCGCAACATGTTGCCATGCAGCATGTGCCACAGCAACATCATGCTGGACCACCACCACAAAGCCAGCCACCCCATCATGGAGGACCACCaccacaacagcagcagcaacattatGTGCCACCACCACAcatgcaacagcagcaacaacaaccacatGGTCCACCACCACAtttgcagcagcaacagcagaaTTTGCCACCAccccaacaacagcagcaacagacACAAAAGCAAATGCAACATGTACCACAACATGGCGCAGGGCCAGCCTCGATGCCAATGCAACATGTGCCACCACCACAAACCCCACAACAGCATGTGCCCCAGCAAGCaccacagcaacaacaacacataataccAGAACAAACCACACAAGTAACGCAAACAAATAATGTTGGCACTTCAAcccaacagcaacagcagcagccaaCATCCACACAAAATGTAACACCAACTGGCGTTGGTCAAACCAACAGCCAGCAACAGCAAACTTCACCACCCGTCGTGGTCGATAACAATACACCCaatcaacaacaactacagcaaACTCCCATTACAAAAACAGATGCCACAGGCACCCCCGTCTCGGCCACAAACAGTAGTTCCACACCTTCAGATAAAATAACACCACCCTCTAGCAATACATCCACATCGGGCACAACCGGTTCGTCCAGTTCGGCCTCGAGCTCAGCACCACTCGTAAAGAAAACACATGTTCTCAATCCTTCAGCCAAGCCTTTTACACCTCGCAGTCCCAGCACTCCAAATCCATCGCGGCCTCATACACCCCAAACGCCAGTCACCATGACAACCATATACACACAGGGTGCGCCTCTGGCAGCAGCTGGTGGCCAACAGACACCGATCTATATGATGCCAGGACAACAGCCGGCCACAGCTTTCCATGCTCCCGGCCATCCTCAGGCTGCCCAACAGCCACGCATGAGAAGAGGAAACTATG GACCCATGACACCATCGCAAATGCATGCATCGGCGGCAACAGGTCAACCCTTGTTGGCTACAGGACCATTGCAAACACAATTCTTACCGTATCCACAAACACCACATGCACCACATTTCCAATCACAGCCTTATGCGCAACCAATG GTGCGTATGTATGAACCACAACAATTGCAATTTTTAACACAAACACCACCATCTACCACCCCCTCACCGGGTCAACCTCATCAAACGTTCCATCCACAGCCACAACCTTCCCCTGCTGGCGGGGGACCTCAGCCAACATATGCCCCACAAACCCAAGCCTCTTACCATGTTGTGTGCCCCCTTACAATACATCCCTCACAGTTGATGCCCAGTCCCTATTATCAAGCAGCGGCGGGCCAACATCCACAACAGTTGCTTCAGCCCCAGCTGATAATGCCCCAGCATCCGGCCCAGTAG
- the Atx2 gene encoding ataxin-2 homolog isoform X1 yields the protein MNNNKRKNRPSGGGGGGVISTSGGAGGISRYSNDNRQPNNKSRSQAQGIYNNAFFMHAATALVGNVVQMRLRSGNIYEGVFRTFSPNFDVALELPSCIKLSKNSPDESKSVPNVMIFPYDTVVSISAKDFDSQYATGGNFQTDAAISEKCNGSRFEEKELEPWDPSGMNGDIDIELDVAANGWDPNDMFRKNEHTFGVQSTFDDSLSSYTVPLDKIDSDEFKEREAKAEKLAAEIESNPACRDRLDLENGDEEALFAAVARPDLERERERDIERERERERERERERDLEREREREREREERERERERERKRFEPPVMTERYITKPTRSITGPPPPVAMSSQTMGSSVRGGGGHGGHDRDDRNDRNDRMMGNNQSSVASMGGQSNSMQSSVGSMTGGMKGSAPPSSQMSQQDGGNKYQGGSGSMIKRKSNAPLNQKMVRNTPPPNSGGGASGMSQGGNSAGGPKQIIYNAMPMQNPQQSQSSYQPYTPAPMHGGAAPYRGPSKMNGDTGGRGGDGKPLPQRPMRQYSGSSSNSSMNYNNDNQNQGRHTQHGPPPHSGGQGGNSSSPPLQSGGPHGMSGPPTNQQPPPQPQRQMRSRDNQLQDLRQFGQDFQLANTSPSPGPPTQQPASMAAQSQQHMNINKGHQPQPSVSPPQQQPPHLQQPQHVSGHPSQHVAMQHVPQQHHAGPPPQSQPPHHGGPPPQQQQQHYVPPPHMQQQQQQPHGPPPHLQQQQQNLPPPQQQQQQTQKQMQHVPQHGAGPASMPMQHVPPPQTPQQHVPQQAPQQQQHIIPEQTTQVTQTNNVGTSTQQQQQQPTSTQNVTPTGVGQTNSQQQQTSPPVVVDNNTPNQQQLQQTPITKTDATGTPVSATNSSSTPSDKITPPSSNTSTSGTTGSSSSASSSAPLVKKTHVLNPSAKPFTPRSPSTPNPSRPHTPQTPVTMTTIYTQGAPLAAAGGQQTPIYMMPGQQPATAFHAPGHPQAAQQPRMRRGNYGNYYGPMTPSQMHASAATGQPLLATGPLQTQFLPYPQTPHAPHFQSQPYAQPMVRMYEPQQLQFLTQTPPSTTPSPGQPHQTFHPQPQPSPAGGGPQPTYAPQTQASYHVVCPLTIHPSQLMPSPYYQAAAGQHPQQLLQPQLIMPQHPAQ from the exons atgaacAACAATAAACGCAAAAATCGCCCTAGTGGTGGTGGCGGAGGAGGTGTTATATCCACTAGTGGTGGCGCTGGTGGTATATCAAG ATATTCGAATGATAACAGACAACCGAATAATAAATCGCGTTCCCAAGCTCAGGGCATTTACAATAATGCATTTTTTATGCATGCTGCCACCGCTTTAGTTGGCAATGTTGTCCAAATGCGTCTCCGTTCGGGTAATATTTATGAGGGTGTCTTTCGTACATTCTCGCCCAATTTCGATGTGGCTCTCGAGCTGCCATCGTGTATAAAGTTGAGTAAAAATTCACCCGATGAATCCAAGTCGGTACCGAATGTTATGATTTTCCCCTACGATACGGTAGTGAGCATTTCTGCAAAAGACTTTGATTCACAGTATGCCACAGGTGGCAATTTCCAAACGGATGCCGCCATTTCGGAAAAATGTAATG gTTCACGTTTTGAAGAAAAAGAACTCGAACCTTGGGATCCTTCTGGCATGAATGGCGACATTGATATCGAATTAGATGTTGCTGCCAATGGTTGGGATCCCAACGACATGTTCCGCAAGAATGAACACACATTTGGTGTTCAGTCAACATTCGACGATTCTCTATCATCGTACACAGTGCCCTTGGACAAAATAGACTCCGATGAGTTTAAAGAGCGTGAAGCTAAAGCTGAAAAATTGGCAGCTGAAATTGAGAGTAATCCCGCTTGCAGGGATCGTTTAGATTTGGAAAATGGCGACGAAGAAGCCTTATTTGCTGCTGTGGCTCGTCCCGATTTGGAGCGTGAACGAGAGCGCGATATTGAAAGAGAACGTGAACGTGAGAGAGAGCGTGAAAGGGAGCGCGATTTGGAGAGAGAACGGGAACGCGAGCGGGAACGCGAAGAAAGGGAAAGGGAGCGCGAGAGAGAACGCAAGCGCTTCGAGCCGCCCGTAATGACTGAGCGGTACATAACAAAGCCGACGCGTTCGATAACCGGACCACCACCACCAGTAGCCATGTCGTCACAAACTATGGGCTCTTCTGTGCGCGGTGGTGGCGGTCACGGTGGCCATGATCGCGACGATCGTAATGATCGCAACGATCGCATGATGGGCAACAATCAATCATCTGTCGCTTCGATGGGTGGTCAGTCCAACTCTATGCAATCATCTGTCGGCAGTATGACAGGTGGTATGAAGGGTTCTGCTCCACCCTCTTCGCAGATGTCCCAACAGGATGGTGGCAACAAGTATCAGGGCGGCAGTGGATCCATGATCAAGCGCAAATCAAATGCTCCACTAAATCAGAAAATGGTACGCAACACACCACCACCCAACAGCGGTGGAGGTGCGTCCGGCATGTCACAGGGTGGAAATTCTGCCGGAGGCCCAAAACAAATAATCTACAATGCGATGCCAATGCAAAATCCCCAACAATCTCAATCGTCGTATCAGCCATATACACCAGCACCTATGCATGGCGGTGCTGCGCCTTATAGAGGCCCCTCGAAAATGAATGGTGATACCGGCGGTCGGGGAGGCGATGGCAAACCATTGCCTCAAAGACCAATGCGTCAATATTCGGGTTCTTCATCGAACTCCTCGATGAACTACAACAATGATAACCAAAATCAAGGCAGACACACGCAACATGGTCCTCCCCCACACTCAGGAGGACAAGGTGGCAACAGCAGCTCACCTCCCCTGCAATCAGGTGGTCCTCATGGCATGTCGGGTCCTCCCACAAACCAACAGCCACCACCTCAGCCTCAAAGGCAAATGCGTTCGCGTGATAATCAATTACAGGATCTAAGACAATTTGGACAAGATTTCCAATTGGCCAACACATCTCCCTCACCTGGTCCCCCCACGCAACAGCCTGCTTCGATGGCGGCACAATCGCAGCAACACATGAACATTAACAAGGGTCATCAGCCACAGCCATCGGTGTCGCCACCTCAACAGCAGCCACCACACTTGCAGCAGCCACAACATGTGAGTGGTCATCCATCGCAACATGTTGCCATGCAGCATGTGCCACAGCAACATCATGCTGGACCACCACCACAAAGCCAGCCACCCCATCATGGAGGACCACCaccacaacagcagcagcaacattatGTGCCACCACCACAcatgcaacagcagcaacaacaaccacatGGTCCACCACCACAtttgcagcagcaacagcagaaTTTGCCACCAccccaacaacagcagcaacagacACAAAAGCAAATGCAACATGTACCACAACATGGCGCAGGGCCAGCCTCGATGCCAATGCAACATGTGCCACCACCACAAACCCCACAACAGCATGTGCCCCAGCAAGCaccacagcaacaacaacacataataccAGAACAAACCACACAAGTAACGCAAACAAATAATGTTGGCACTTCAAcccaacagcaacagcagcagccaaCATCCACACAAAATGTAACACCAACTGGCGTTGGTCAAACCAACAGCCAGCAACAGCAAACTTCACCACCCGTCGTGGTCGATAACAATACACCCaatcaacaacaactacagcaaACTCCCATTACAAAAACAGATGCCACAGGCACCCCCGTCTCGGCCACAAACAGTAGTTCCACACCTTCAGATAAAATAACACCACCCTCTAGCAATACATCCACATCGGGCACAACCGGTTCGTCCAGTTCGGCCTCGAGCTCAGCACCACTCGTAAAGAAAACACATGTTCTCAATCCTTCAGCCAAGCCTTTTACACCTCGCAGTCCCAGCACTCCAAATCCATCGCGGCCTCATACACCCCAAACGCCAGTCACCATGACAACCATATACACACAGGGTGCGCCTCTGGCAGCAGCTGGTGGCCAACAGACACCGATCTATATGATGCCAGGACAACAGCCGGCCACAGCTTTCCATGCTCCCGGCCATCCTCAGGCTGCCCAACAGCCACGCATGAGAAGAGGAAACTATGGTAATTATTATg GACCCATGACACCATCGCAAATGCATGCATCGGCGGCAACAGGTCAACCCTTGTTGGCTACAGGACCATTGCAAACACAATTCTTACCGTATCCACAAACACCACATGCACCACATTTCCAATCACAGCCTTATGCGCAACCAATG GTGCGTATGTATGAACCACAACAATTGCAATTTTTAACACAAACACCACCATCTACCACCCCCTCACCGGGTCAACCTCATCAAACGTTCCATCCACAGCCACAACCTTCCCCTGCTGGCGGGGGACCTCAGCCAACATATGCCCCACAAACCCAAGCCTCTTACCATGTTGTGTGCCCCCTTACAATACATCCCTCACAGTTGATGCCCAGTCCCTATTATCAAGCAGCGGCGGGCCAACATCCACAACAGTTGCTTCAGCCCCAGCTGATAATGCCCCAGCATCCGGCCCAGTAG